One region of Wyeomyia smithii strain HCP4-BCI-WySm-NY-G18 chromosome 3, ASM2978416v1, whole genome shotgun sequence genomic DNA includes:
- the LOC129727657 gene encoding mRNA-decapping enzyme 1A, producing the protein MADQTELRMNLVAIQRSDPYAKDIVNSSAHVAFYTFNTAKNEWEKTDIEGALFIYSRNAEPYHSIFINNRLNTNSLVEPINGQIDLECQTPFLLYRNERSRIRGFWFYNDSECDRIRDVIAKLVAECNNDNKKIADMGKTHANGNAGGNQVDIFTMLTKAQEDFNNSTGVKQQPSQPVVPQPEQGPLRNPAAGPSKVSDQSTPQSVVNFFIAAKQPAASEVPLVQTLMANPVPTLEQIEKQHRATTPPKETIITGKLTPEVSELENSFKLMGIPVSSGPQPTQELGTSPLAKFLSVTNLAAVRSNNQPIPKTKPIEISVLESRQHQQQHQNQQQPLHELLKKSDPMNNSLNSSSLLNVASTTGSAGKPALMPPTMFATSSTPAKGLTDLFANAANKKHHEQHQQQLNGNSTSITDLLAKANTTSGGNSNNHHPPPPGFFPMGGSAVEPLTQAQLIQAISYLIKHDPDFVRKLHEAYLKSFQEMMAL; encoded by the exons ATGGCTGATCAGACTGAGCTACGTATGAACTTAGTAGCAATTCAGCGCTCAGATCCATATGCAAAGGACATAGTTAATTCATCGGCTCACGTTGCGTTCTATACCTTTAACACCGCGAAAAACGAGTGGGAAAAAAccgatattgaaggggccttgtTTATCTACAGCCGGAACGCGGAACCCTATCACagcatttttatcaacaatCGGCTCAACACCAATTCGCTAGTCGAACCGATTAACGGCCAAATTGACTTGGAGTGCCAAACGCCATTCCTGCTGTACCGTAACGAACGGTCCCGCATTCGGGGTTTCTGGTTTTACAACGATTCGGAGTGCGACCGCATTCGGGACGTAATTGCTAAACTAGTTGCAGAGTGTAACAACGACAACAAGAAAATTGCCGACATGGGAAAAACTCATGCGAATGGAAACGCCGGAG GTAACCAGGTAGACATTTTCACTATGTTGACTAAGGCCCAGGAAGATTTCAACAACAGCACTGGCGTAAAGCAGCAACCCTCGCAACCAGTTGTTCCACAACCAGAGCAAGGTCCGCTCAGAAATCCTGCTGCTGGCCCTAGCAAGGTGTCGGATCAAAGTACACCGCAAAGCGTGGTAAACTTTTTTATTGCTGCAAAACAGCCGGCGGCATCGGAAGTCCCACTTGTTCAAACACTGATGGCCAATCCGGTGCCCACGTTGGAGCAAATTGAAAAACAGCATCGTGCTACGACGCCTCCGAAGGAGACAATTATTACTGGAAAATTGACACCCGAAGTAAGTGAGCTTGAAAACagtttcaaattaatgggcATTCCTGTGAGCTCTGGTCCACAGCCGACACAAGAACTTGGCACCTCACCGTTGGCAAAGTTTCTTAGTGTGACCAACTTGGCGGCCGTTCGGAGCAACAACCAGCCAATTCCGAAAACTAAACCTATTGAAATCAGCGTACTCGAATCGCGGCAGCATCAGCAACAACATCAAAATCAGCAACAACCGTTGCATGAACTCTTGAAGAAATCTGACCCAATGAATAACTCTCTAAACAGCAGCTCTTTACTGAATGTTGCTTCAACCACTGGCAGCGCTGGGAAACCGGCTCTCATGCCACCGACAATGTTTGCCACGAGTTCAACGCCGGCCAAGGGTCTTACCGATCTTTTTGCAAACGCAGCAAATAAAAAACACCATGaacagcatcagcagcagctcAACGGAAACAGCACTTCGATAACAGATCTTCTTGCCAAGGCCAACACCACCAGTGGTGGCAACAGCAACAATCATCATCCTCCACCACCGGGCTTCTTCCCAATGGGAGGATCTGCTGTGGAGCCTCTAACACAAGCGCAGCTGATTCAGGCGATCAGTTATCTTATCAAACATGACCCTGACTTTGTGCGGAAGTTGCACGAGGCTTATCTGAAATCTTTCCAGGAGATGATGGCACTCTAA